DNA from Geobacillus vulcani PSS1:
TGCACGAGGATGGAGAAAAAATTTATTTCCTTATTAAATCGAAATCCGATGAGTATTGCTTCACCAACCGCGCGCTCATTCATCTGGACGGCACGAGTGCAACAAGCAAAAAACGGACGCTGCGCCGCTACGATTACTATAAGCATCCGATTTCCGACGTGTCGCTCGAGACGGCCGGAACGGTCGATTTGGACGCGGAAATCAAATTCAAAATCGGGTCGCACGCCTACTCGATTGATGTGCATAAAAAACATATCGAGGAACTGAAAGATTTGTATAAATCGCTGCTTGCGATCGCCGACATTTGCCGCGAAAATGAAATGAAGCTCGACTATGCCGAGCGGAGCCTCGAGCTGGCGACCAAGGTGTTTGCCAACATGCGCAGCGACGGCGCCAATGTGTCGGCTGATTTTCAGGCCGTGAATGAATACGCGTTTCGATGGCTGACGGAAGCGAAAAAGAACTATACGATGAAAGATTTCGGCTTTGTGTTTGAAAAATACATCGAGCAGTGAGGAGATGAAGCTTGCATTCGGGAAAGACGCCGGGCCAGAGGGGGGCGTCTTTCCTGTTTTTCAAAGGAGCGCATCGTTGCCAAACGGTGAAGGGTGCGAGAGTGGAGATAGGCAACGTGGCGGCGTTTTGTGACTTCATGCGGACACGAACGCTGAGCCGCCGCAAGGAGCGGCGCTTGCTTGTTGTCGCCCGGTCGCAAATTGATGGTTGTCAAATGATCGATGTTGCTTTAATATAAAAATGTCCATATCCGAATTATTTAGTCGATTCGCAGCAAGGTGCCGAAAAGGCTTAATAGGGAATCCGGTGGGAATCCGGAGCTGTCCCCGCAACTGTCAATGCGGACGAAATGAAATCGCCACTGTACGGACGGATGGCTTGCGCTGTTTTCCGTACGGGAAGGCTTCAGAGTAGGATGAAGCATGAGCCAGTAGACCTGCCTTGCTTGCCGCAGTTTCCGAATCTTCGGGGGGTGAGACGCGGAAACAGTCGCACAGGGCATTGTTGTGCCCATTGGCGGTCTGTTTCACGCTCATTCCCCGACCGGACGGAATGGGCGTTTTTTATTGTACATACATCACTGAAGGGGGAATGACGGATGAAGCGTTGGGCATGGCCGGCGGTGGTGGCGGTGTTCTTCTTTTTGGCTGCCGTGCTGGTCGGTTGCAGCAGCGGGGCGAACCATAACGCCGAGCCGGTGAAACAAAAGGAGCCGAAAACGGAACAAGCAGCGTTTCCGGTGACGGTGAAAGACGGGCTTGGGGAAGATGTCACCATCAAAGCGGAACCGAAAAAGATCGTCTCGCTCATCCCAAGCAATACGGAAATCGCCTATGCGTTGGGGTTGGGCGATAAGATCGTCGGCGTCAGCGATTTTGACAATTACCCTGAAGACGTCAAAACGAAAACGAAAATCGGCGGGATGGAATTTAATGTCGAGAAAATCATTTCCCTCAAACCGGATCTTGTCTTGGCTCATGCGTCAAGCGCCCATAACTCGCGCGATGGCCTGCAGCAATTGAAAGACGCCGGCATCACCGTGCTTGTCGTCAATGATGCGAAGTCGTTTGCTGATGTATATGCGTCGATTGAACTGATCGGCAAAGCGACGGGGACAGCGGACAAAGCGGAACAAATCATTCACGGCATGAAGGAGAAATTGACGCAAATCAAGGAAAAAGCAAAACAAATTCCAGCCGATAAGCAAGCGAACGTTTGGATTGAAGTGTCGCCGCCGCCGCAGCTGTATACGGCCGGCAAAGGGACGTTCATGGATGAGATGCTTCAAGTGATTTCAGCGAAAAACGTCGCCGGCGGCTTGGAAGGTTGGCCGATGGTGACGGAAGAAAAAGCGGTGGCCTATAAGCCGGATGTCATCATCACGACATACGGCGGGGCGAAGCAAGTGCTTGCGCGTCCCGCTTGGAAAGACGTGCCGGCGGTGAAAAACAAGCGGGTGTATGACGTCAACACCGACTTAGTGAGCCGCCCGGGCCCGCGCCTTGTTGAAGGGGTCGAGGAACTTGCCAAAGCCGTTTATCCGGATGTGTTCAAGTAAAACGCTGATGTACGCTTTGGCCGTTACAACGGCCGTCCTTTCGCTGCTCATAGGGATATCGACAGGATCGCTGTCGATTCCCTTTTCTTCTATTATTGGCATTCTCGCCGCCGAATGGTTCGGGGTGCCGCTTCCGTCTGACATTCCGGCCGATTGGGTGTCCATTGTCACGGCCATTCGCCTGCCGCGCGTCGTGCTCGCTTTTTTGGTTGGCGCTTCGTTGGCGCTTGCCGGGGCGGCGTTTCAGGGACTTTTGAAAAACGCGCTCGCCGACCCGTACACGCTCGGCGTTTCATCCGGCGCCTCGGTCGGGGCGGTGCTTGTCATCTTTCTCGGATGGCAATGGCCGCTCTTTGGCACGTTTACATTGCCAGTTGTCAGCATTTTATTTGGCATGGCGACGCTTGCCGCTGTCTTGGCGTTCACCCGCGCCGTCGAGCGGCGTATGTCGGTGGAGACGATCATTTTAGCCGGCATTATTTTCGGCGCGTTTTTCAGCGCCTTTATTTCGCTCATGATCGCCTTGACCGGAGAAGAATTGCGGCAAATCATCTCCTGGCTGATGGGGAGCGTGGCGATGCGCGGCTGGAAATACAGTGGATTGCTGTTTCCGTTTTTCCTCATCGGCGCCGTGGTGTTGATCGCCAACGGCCGCGAGTTGAACGCCTTTGCTTTTGGCGAAGCGGCGGCGCTTCATGTCGGTGTTGACGTTGCGCGCCGGAAAATCATCATTTTGACAGCGGCCGCGCTGCTCACCGGCGCGGCGGTGTCGGTGTCGGGAACGATCGGCTTTGTCGGGCTTGTCGTTCCGCATATGGTTCGGCTTGTTTGCGGGCCGAACTATCGGGTGCTCTTGCCGCTGTCACTCTTGTACGGCGGGGCGTTTCTTGTGCTTGCCGATGTGGCGGCGCGGACGATCATTGAGCCGCGCGAACTGCCGATCGGCGTCATTACGTCGCTCATTGGCGCTCCGCTGTTTGCAGTGTTATTTTTCCGAAAAACAAGGCGAAAGTTGGGATGATGATGCTCGAGGTGCGCGCCGTATCCCATCGATATGGGCAAAATCAAGTGCTGGATCATGTGACGTTTTCTGTGGAAAAGGGCGAAATATTCGGCATTTTAGGGCCAAACGGCAGTGGGAAGACGACATTGCTCAAGCTTATCAGCAAAGAGCTGCCGTTGACGAGCGGGGAGATTGTCATCGATGGCCGGCCGCTTTCGGCGCTGTCTGCGAAGCAATGGGCGCGGGTGGCTGCCGTCCTGCCGCAGACGGCGGAGGCGGCGCACGGCTATACGGTGAAAGAAACGGTGGCGCTCGGCCGCTACTCCCATCAGCGCGGCTTGTTTCCGGCGTGGACGAAAGAGGATGAAGCGGCGGTTCAAGAAGCGCTTGCCGCCGTCGGCTTGACCGATAAAATCGATGAGCCGCTTGAACGATTGAGCGGCGGGGAGCGGCAGCGCGCCTACTTAGCGCGTGCGCTCGCCCAAGAGCCACAGCTGCTCTTGCTGGATGAACCGACGAATCATATGGATGTGAGCGGGCAAGTCCGGCTTTTGGACCGGCTCACGGAGGCTGCGCGCGCCCGCGGTCTGACGGTCGTCGCCGTCTTTCATGATATGAACGTCGCTAGCTTATATTGCGACCGGGTGCTTGTGTTAAAAGAAGGAAAAACAGCGGCGCGTGGAACGCCGACAGATGTAATGCCGCCGACGCTGCTTTACGAAGTGTTTGCCGCGCCGATTGTGCGTTTGGCTCATCCGGCGGTGGCAAAGCCGACGTTTTCATTTGTACCGAAAGGGAAACAAGGAGAATCGCCGGCCGGGGGGTTGCGTTTGTCCTTTCTTGATGACGCCGCTGTTCTTGCCTCCTGCCAGCCGCTTCGCGTTTTGTCTTCCGCATTGATCGGTGCCGGGTTTCAATGGGCGACCCATTTTGTCAACCGTCAAGTCGGGTTGGATTACGATTGCGGCGATGCCGAAGGAGACATGCGCCGCTATTTGGAGCAGCACGGGTTTTCACCGGAACGGACGATCGGCATGATGACGGCGGTTGACGTTCGTGACGCTGTGTGGCTTCAAGAGGGAGAGGAAGCGTTTTCGGTTGCGGTCATGGCGACGGCGGGCGTCGGCAATGCGGTTGATGCCGCTCGGGCGTGGCAGCATCAGCCGCTTGCGGAAAGGCCGGGGACGATCAATATGGTGATTGTCATTGATGGGACGCTTACCGACGCCGCGTTCGTGCAAGCGGTCATGACCGCGACGGAAGCGAAGGCGAAAGCGCTCGCCGATCGTTCCGTTTGCGACTCAGAGACAGGGACGCTTGCCACCGGCACGTCGACCGATTCGCTCGCTGTGGCGGCGACGCAAACAGGGCGGACGTTTGCCTATGCTGGAACGGCGACGGAACTCGGGCGCGCGATCGGACGGCTCGTGTATGAAGCCGTAGCGGAGGCGCTTGATCGCTACAAGCGGCGGAGGGAGCAGCGATGATGCACTTGCTGGCCATGACGTTGGCTTTGCTGGTGGATGCGCTGCTTGGCGACCCGCCTTGGCTTCCGCATCCGGTGCGGGGCATGGGAACGTTGATTGCTTGGTTGGATCGGCATTGGAATCGGGGAACAAGGAGGCGGGTGAAAGGCGCGGGGGCCGTAGCAGCGGTTCTGGCTGTCGTTTACGGGTTGTCGG
Protein-coding regions in this window:
- a CDS encoding FecCD family ABC transporter permease, which encodes MCSSKTLMYALAVTTAVLSLLIGISTGSLSIPFSSIIGILAAEWFGVPLPSDIPADWVSIVTAIRLPRVVLAFLVGASLALAGAAFQGLLKNALADPYTLGVSSGASVGAVLVIFLGWQWPLFGTFTLPVVSILFGMATLAAVLAFTRAVERRMSVETIILAGIIFGAFFSAFISLMIALTGEELRQIISWLMGSVAMRGWKYSGLLFPFFLIGAVVLIANGRELNAFAFGEAAALHVGVDVARRKIIILTAAALLTGAAVSVSGTIGFVGLVVPHMVRLVCGPNYRVLLPLSLLYGGAFLVLADVAARTIIEPRELPIGVITSLIGAPLFAVLFFRKTRRKLG
- a CDS encoding ABC transporter substrate-binding protein; this translates as MKRWAWPAVVAVFFFLAAVLVGCSSGANHNAEPVKQKEPKTEQAAFPVTVKDGLGEDVTIKAEPKKIVSLIPSNTEIAYALGLGDKIVGVSDFDNYPEDVKTKTKIGGMEFNVEKIISLKPDLVLAHASSAHNSRDGLQQLKDAGITVLVVNDAKSFADVYASIELIGKATGTADKAEQIIHGMKEKLTQIKEKAKQIPADKQANVWIEVSPPPQLYTAGKGTFMDEMLQVISAKNVAGGLEGWPMVTEEKAVAYKPDVIITTYGGAKQVLARPAWKDVPAVKNKRVYDVNTDLVSRPGPRLVEGVEELAKAVYPDVFK
- a CDS encoding PH domain-containing protein, with the translated sequence MFGKVAADVLGLSDIGSVIQPKDYDKVDADDYVMHEDGEKIYFLIKSKSDEYCFTNRALIHLDGTSATSKKRTLRRYDYYKHPISDVSLETAGTVDLDAEIKFKIGSHAYSIDVHKKHIEELKDLYKSLLAIADICRENEMKLDYAERSLELATKVFANMRSDGANVSADFQAVNEYAFRWLTEAKKNYTMKDFGFVFEKYIEQ
- a CDS encoding adenosylcobinamide amidohydrolase, with translation MMMLEVRAVSHRYGQNQVLDHVTFSVEKGEIFGILGPNGSGKTTLLKLISKELPLTSGEIVIDGRPLSALSAKQWARVAAVLPQTAEAAHGYTVKETVALGRYSHQRGLFPAWTKEDEAAVQEALAAVGLTDKIDEPLERLSGGERQRAYLARALAQEPQLLLLDEPTNHMDVSGQVRLLDRLTEAARARGLTVVAVFHDMNVASLYCDRVLVLKEGKTAARGTPTDVMPPTLLYEVFAAPIVRLAHPAVAKPTFSFVPKGKQGESPAGGLRLSFLDDAAVLASCQPLRVLSSALIGAGFQWATHFVNRQVGLDYDCGDAEGDMRRYLEQHGFSPERTIGMMTAVDVRDAVWLQEGEEAFSVAVMATAGVGNAVDAARAWQHQPLAERPGTINMVIVIDGTLTDAAFVQAVMTATEAKAKALADRSVCDSETGTLATGTSTDSLAVAATQTGRTFAYAGTATELGRAIGRLVYEAVAEALDRYKRRREQR